The genomic region AGCCCGAAGTCGCGGACCGCGTCCTTGGCCGCCTGATCCCAGGCCGCGAAATAGGGATGGGGCCCGCCGGGGACGAGGCCGACCCGCGTGTCGTCGGCGGCATGGGCGCTGCTTCCGACCGAAACGAGAAGAGCCGCCCCCATGAGGCAGCGAGTGAAATGGCGCATGGTGATCCTCCCTGACCGTCGATGCCGAGTGGACCGTCTTCCCCGTTTTGAAAGCTGCGGGGTTTCGGCCAAGCTGACTTGCGCATCGTCCATCAAGGCTAGTATACTTGTATCCAAGCCGCAACGGGAATTTCTCCAATGCCCCCACCAGCCAGCAGTCTCGGCGCGGACCAGCCCTCAAACGCCCCGGAGGAGCGCGGTCTCGGCGGGCTCGTTCTCAAGCTCGACCGGCGCCTCTCGGTCGCAGATCAGGTTCACGCCGCGCTTCGCGAAGCCATTCTGGCGGTGGATCTTCCGCCCGGCGCGGCGATCAGCGAGAACTCGATCTGCCGGCAGTTCTCCGTGTCACGCACGCCCGTTCGCGCCGCCATCCAGCGCCTGTCGGAAGAAGGGCTGGTGGACGTCTTCCCCCAGCAGGGCAGCTTCGTCTCGCGCATCAAGATTGGCGGCATCCACGACAGTCATTTCGTTCGCCGCACGCTGGAGATCGCGCTGGTCCGCGAGGCGGCCCTGCGCTGGACGCCGGAGGCCGGGCGCCGGCTCGCGGAGACCCTGGAGGCACAGTCGACCGACATCGCGCGCGGCGACGTCGATGCCTTTCACCGGGACGACGAGCGCTTTCACCAGCTGATCGCCATCCAGGCCGGGCACGAGGGTGTCTGGCCGAGCGTCATGGCCGCCAAGATGCAGCTGACGCGCTTCATCCGCTTTTCCGGCAATTCGGAGCGCCTTCCGGTCGTGGTCGAGGAGCACAGGGCCATCATGGACGCGCTCGATCGCGCGGACGCCGATGCGGCCGAGACCGCGCTGGTCGTCCATCTCGACAAGATCTTCATCCTGTTCGAGGGCATGCCCGCCGAAGAGCGCCGGCATTTCGAGCCCTGACCCCCCGAGACTTACGCCCCAAGACTTACGCCCCAAGACTTACGCCCCAAGAGAATTACGATTCACGAGGACGACGCGACATGGAATTCAAGGACAAGACGGCCGTGGTGACCGGCGCCTGCGGCGGCATCGGGCGCGCCGTGGTGCAGGCGCTGGCGGCCAAGGGGGCGCGGCTGGCGCTGATCGACCGGAACGAGGCCGCGCTGAACGAGCTTTGCGGCACGCTGGAAACGGACTGCGCCGGTTTCGCGATCGATCTTGCCGATGCCGAGGCCGTGCGCGCGGGCGCGGACGCCATTCTCGGCCGCTTCGGCCGGGCCGACATTCTCGTCAACAATGCCGGCATTCTCTCGCCCGACAAGCTGGCCGCGACCAAGCTCGAGGATTGGCGCGCGCTGATGGCCGTCAATCTCGACGCCGCCTTTCTGCTGACGCAGGCCTTCGTGCCCGGCATGAAGGACGGCGGCTGGGGCCGGCTCGTCAACATCTCCTCCTATGCCTGGAAGTCGGGCGGCCTCACCGCCGGGACGGCCTATGCCGTGTCCAAGGCGGCGCTGGTCGGGCTTACCTTCTCCTCGGCGCGGGAACTGGCCGGCACGGGCATCACCGCCAACGCCATC from Aureimonas sp. AU20 harbors:
- a CDS encoding SDR family NAD(P)-dependent oxidoreductase, with protein sequence MEFKDKTAVVTGACGGIGRAVVQALAAKGARLALIDRNEAALNELCGTLETDCAGFAIDLADAEAVRAGADAILGRFGRADILVNNAGILSPDKLAATKLEDWRALMAVNLDAAFLLTQAFVPGMKDGGWGRLVNISSYAWKSGGLTAGTAYAVSKAALVGLTFSSARELAGTGITANAIAPAYVVSPMILDQLSPADLERQRSAIPVGRLCEPEEVAHAVSFLASPLAGFITGEVIDMNGGLQFG
- a CDS encoding GntR family transcriptional regulator, which encodes MPPPASSLGADQPSNAPEERGLGGLVLKLDRRLSVADQVHAALREAILAVDLPPGAAISENSICRQFSVSRTPVRAAIQRLSEEGLVDVFPQQGSFVSRIKIGGIHDSHFVRRTLEIALVREAALRWTPEAGRRLAETLEAQSTDIARGDVDAFHRDDERFHQLIAIQAGHEGVWPSVMAAKMQLTRFIRFSGNSERLPVVVEEHRAIMDALDRADADAAETALVVHLDKIFILFEGMPAEERRHFEP